A part of Trichocoleus sp. FACHB-46 genomic DNA contains:
- the gatB gene encoding Asp-tRNA(Asn)/Glu-tRNA(Gln) amidotransferase subunit GatB, with the protein MTTAAPVKTQYEAIIGLETHCQLKTDTKIFCNCSTEFGGDPNSQICPICMGMPGVLPVLNQKVLEYAVKTGTALNCQIAPFSKFDRKQYFYPDLPKNYQISQFDLPIAEHGWLEIELVDSDGNPARKRIGITRLHMEEDAGKLVHGGSDRLAGSSFSLVDYNRTGVPLLEIVSEPDLRTGQEAAEYAQELRRIIRYLGVGDGNMQEGSLRCDVNVSIRPVGQEAFGTKVEIKNMNSFSAIQKAIEYEIERQTQALATGERIVQETRLWEEGSQRTISMRVKEGSSDYRYFPEPDLTGIQVTTEQLEQWRSELPELPAQKRHRYETELGLSAYDARVLTDDRSVAEYFETAIAAQASPKPTANWIMGDIAAYLNANKLSITEIGFKPEALAELVKLIEDNTISNNAGKEILPDLLANGGSPAKIVEERGLAQLSDPDAIAAIIDEVIASNPKELEQYRGGKTKLLGFFVGQVLKKTSGRANPKLTNQLLAQKLNP; encoded by the coding sequence CCACCGAATTTGGCGGTGACCCCAACAGCCAAATTTGTCCAATTTGCATGGGTATGCCAGGGGTGCTACCAGTACTGAACCAGAAAGTGCTGGAGTACGCGGTTAAGACAGGCACGGCGCTCAACTGCCAAATTGCTCCCTTTAGCAAATTCGATCGCAAGCAGTATTTCTATCCTGACTTGCCCAAAAACTACCAAATCTCTCAGTTCGATTTACCAATCGCTGAGCATGGTTGGCTAGAAATTGAGCTGGTAGACTCAGACGGCAACCCAGCCCGTAAGCGCATCGGCATTACCCGACTGCACATGGAAGAAGATGCGGGTAAACTGGTCCACGGCGGCAGCGATCGCCTGGCGGGTTCTAGTTTCTCCTTGGTTGACTACAACCGCACCGGAGTTCCTCTCCTAGAAATTGTTTCTGAGCCAGATTTACGCACAGGCCAAGAAGCGGCTGAGTATGCTCAAGAACTCCGCCGCATTATTCGTTATCTCGGCGTGGGTGACGGCAATATGCAGGAAGGCTCCCTGCGTTGCGATGTCAACGTTTCCATCCGTCCAGTAGGGCAGGAAGCGTTCGGCACCAAGGTCGAAATCAAAAATATGAACTCTTTCAGTGCCATTCAAAAAGCAATTGAGTACGAAATTGAACGGCAAACTCAAGCGCTAGCTACTGGAGAGCGAATTGTTCAAGAAACGCGTCTCTGGGAAGAAGGCTCTCAGCGCACCATTAGTATGCGCGTCAAAGAAGGCTCCAGCGACTACCGCTATTTCCCCGAACCCGATCTGACTGGGATCCAAGTCACCACGGAACAGCTAGAGCAATGGCGCTCAGAACTGCCAGAACTGCCTGCTCAAAAGCGGCATCGCTACGAAACCGAGTTGGGCTTGTCCGCCTACGACGCGCGAGTTCTGACCGACGATCGCAGCGTGGCTGAATATTTTGAAACCGCGATCGCCGCCCAAGCTAGCCCCAAACCAACGGCCAACTGGATCATGGGTGATATTGCCGCCTACCTCAATGCCAACAAGCTCAGCATTACCGAAATTGGCTTTAAGCCAGAGGCACTGGCAGAACTCGTCAAGCTGATTGAAGACAACACCATCAGTAACAACGCTGGGAAGGAAATTCTGCCCGACCTACTGGCTAACGGGGGTTCTCCCGCCAAAATTGTCGAGGAGCGCGGCTTAGCTCAACTCTCTGACCCTGATGCGATCGCGGCCATTATTGATGAAGTGATTGCTTCCAACCCCAAAGAACTAGAGCAATACCGGGGTGGTAAAACCAAGCTGTTAGGCTTCTTCGTGGGTCAGGTGCTCAAGAAGACGAGTGGACGGGCCAACCCTAAACTAACTAATCAGTTGCTCGCTCAAAAGCTGAACCCATAA